The proteins below are encoded in one region of Fusobacterium massiliense:
- a CDS encoding ACT domain-containing protein, which translates to MKYKEKKEFYIVDKRILPKSIQNVIKVDDLIAKTKMSKYAAIKKVGISRSTYYKYKDYIKPFYEDGEDKVYGLHLSLQDRVGILSDVLDVIAHEKISILTVVQNMSVDGIAKSTILIKASEDMIKKVDKMVTKIGKIDGIIDIRITGSN; encoded by the coding sequence ATGAAATATAAAGAAAAAAAAGAGTTTTATATTGTAGATAAAAGAATTTTACCTAAGTCGATTCAAAATGTTATAAAAGTTGATGACTTAATAGCTAAAACTAAAATGTCTAAGTATGCAGCAATAAAAAAAGTTGGCATAAGTAGAAGTACTTATTATAAATATAAAGATTACATAAAGCCTTTTTACGAAGATGGAGAAGACAAAGTTTATGGATTGCATTTGTCATTGCAAGATAGAGTAGGTATATTATCAGATGTCTTAGATGTTATAGCTCATGAAAAAATTAGTATCTTAACTGTAGTACAAAATATGTCGGTAGATGGTATTGCAAAATCTACTATACTTATAAAAGCATCAGAAGATATGATAAAAAAGGTAGATAAAATGGTAACTAAAATTGGTAAAATTGATGGAATAATTGATATTAGAATAACAGGAAGTAATTAA
- a CDS encoding bifunctional 5,10-methylenetetrahydrofolate dehydrogenase/5,10-methenyltetrahydrofolate cyclohydrolase, protein MLMDGRETAKELKKKIKMEIDDIKRIYGVTPTVASILVGNDPASEVYANSQIKSYQDLGIETQKYFFSGEISEAYLLNLIDKLNKDTEVDGIMINLPLPSQISATKVLNKIKLVKDVDGFKAENLGLLFQNSEDFISPSTPAGIMELIKAYEIDLEGKDVVVVGRSNIVGKPVAALVLNSHGTVTICNSHTKNLSEKTKMADVLISAVGRPKFITEDMVKDGAVVIDVGINRVNGKLEGDVDFENVKNKTSYITPVPGGVGAMTVAMLLSNILKAFKANRGII, encoded by the coding sequence ATGTTAATGGACGGAAGAGAAACAGCAAAAGAATTAAAGAAAAAAATAAAAATGGAAATAGACGACATAAAGAGAATATACGGAGTAACTCCAACAGTTGCTTCTATATTAGTTGGGAATGATCCTGCCTCAGAAGTTTATGCTAATTCTCAAATAAAATCTTACCAAGATTTAGGGATAGAAACACAGAAATATTTTTTTAGTGGAGAAATATCTGAAGCCTACTTACTAAATTTAATAGATAAATTAAATAAAGATACAGAAGTTGATGGGATAATGATTAACTTACCTCTACCTTCACAAATAAGTGCTACTAAAGTATTAAATAAAATAAAACTTGTAAAAGATGTTGATGGTTTTAAAGCTGAAAATTTAGGGCTTTTATTTCAAAATAGTGAAGATTTTATTTCTCCATCTACTCCTGCGGGAATAATGGAGTTAATAAAAGCATATGAAATAGATTTAGAAGGTAAAGATGTTGTAGTTGTAGGAAGAAGTAACATAGTTGGAAAACCTGTGGCAGCACTTGTATTAAATAGCCATGGAACAGTAACTATTTGCAATAGCCATACAAAAAATTTATCAGAAAAAACAAAAATGGCAGATGTTTTGATATCTGCTGTTGGAAGACCTAAATTTATTACAGAAGACATGGTAAAAGATGGAGCAGTAGTTATAGATGTTGGGATAAATAGAGTTAATGGTAAATTAGAGGGAGATGTCGATTTTGAAAATGTAAAGAATAAGACATCTTATATAACACCGGTTCCAGGCGGAGTTGGGGCAATGACAGTAGCTATGCTACTTTCAAACATACTAAAAGCTTTTAAAGCAAATAGAGGAATTATTTAG
- the fmt gene encoding methionyl-tRNA formyltransferase, with protein sequence MKIIFMGTPEFAVPSLENINRNHEILSVYTKVDKPNARGKKINYSPVKEYALANDLKIYQPESFKGREIIEEIREQKPDLIVVVAYGKILPKEVIDIPKYGIINLHSSLLPRYRGAAPINAAIINGDEKSGVSIMYVEEKLDAGAVILQSETTILDEDSFLTLHDRLKIMGADLLLEAINLIEKNEVKAVKQDENLVTFVKPFKKEDCKINWEKASREIFNFVRGMNPLPTAFTTLNGSVMKIYSTEILDKVYDSNCCGEVVDYIKGKGVVIKTLDGSLIITSAKPENKKQMSGTDLINGKILKKGEQLC encoded by the coding sequence ATGAAAATAATTTTTATGGGAACTCCAGAGTTTGCAGTTCCTAGTTTAGAAAACATAAATAGAAATCATGAAATATTATCAGTTTATACAAAAGTTGATAAACCAAATGCGAGAGGAAAAAAAATAAATTATTCTCCAGTAAAAGAATATGCTCTTGCTAATGATTTAAAAATATATCAACCAGAAAGTTTCAAAGGTAGAGAAATAATAGAGGAAATAAGAGAGCAGAAACCAGATTTAATAGTAGTTGTTGCGTATGGGAAAATATTACCTAAAGAAGTAATAGATATACCAAAGTATGGAATAATAAACCTACATTCTTCATTATTACCAAGATATAGGGGAGCAGCACCAATAAATGCAGCCATAATAAATGGAGATGAAAAAAGTGGAGTATCTATAATGTATGTTGAAGAAAAACTAGATGCAGGAGCTGTTATATTACAATCTGAAACGACAATTTTAGATGAAGATAGTTTTTTAACATTGCATGATAGATTAAAAATTATGGGAGCAGACTTGCTATTAGAAGCCATAAATTTAATAGAAAAAAATGAAGTAAAAGCAGTAAAACAAGATGAAAATTTGGTTACTTTTGTAAAACCGTTTAAAAAAGAAGATTGCAAAATAAATTGGGAAAAAGCGAGTAGAGAAATTTTTAATTTTGTTAGGGGTATGAATCCTTTACCAACAGCTTTTACTACTTTAAATGGAAGTGTTATGAAGATTTATTCTACTGAAATTTTAGATAAAGTTTATGATAGTAATTGTTGTGGAGAGGTTGTAGACTATATCAAAGGAAAAGGTGTGGTTATAAAAACGCTGGATGGTAGTTTGATAATAACTTCAGCAAAGCCAGAAAATAAAAAACAAATGTCTGGTACAGATTTAATAAATGGAAAGATTTTAAAAAAAGGTGAACAACTATGTTAA
- a CDS encoding hemolysin family protein, with protein MDTYLNVLILVILILLSGFFSAAEAALSAYRSNYLEKLDEEKHPKTYAVLKRWLKEPNNMLTGIVIGNNIVNILASSIATIVIVNHFGKGGSAVALATAIMTILILIFGEITPKLMARNNSAKIAESVSVIIYVLSILLTPAVYILIFISRLVGRILGINMTSPELMITEEDIISYVNVGNAEGIIEEDEKEMIHSIVTLGETNAKEVMTPRTSMLAFEGTKTINEVWDEILENGFSRIPVYNETIDDIIGILYVKDLMEHIKNGDLNLPISEFVRSPYYVPETKSIIEILKEFRTLKVHIAMVLDEYGGVVGLVTIEDLIEEIVGEIRDEYDDEEDSFYTKLSDNEYEVDAMTDIETINKDLELELPISEDYESLGGLIVTNLGRICNVDDEVQIDNVYLKVLEVDKMRVSKVFIRILEKEPEGE; from the coding sequence TTGGACACGTATCTTAATGTGTTGATATTGGTAATTTTAATTTTATTATCTGGATTTTTTTCGGCAGCAGAAGCTGCTTTATCGGCTTATAGATCTAACTATTTAGAAAAGTTAGACGAAGAAAAACATCCTAAAACTTATGCTGTGTTAAAAAGATGGTTAAAAGAACCGAATAATATGCTAACAGGAATAGTTATAGGAAATAATATAGTAAATATCTTAGCTTCATCTATAGCAACTATAGTTATAGTGAATCATTTTGGAAAAGGTGGTTCAGCAGTAGCATTAGCAACAGCTATAATGACTATATTAATTTTGATTTTTGGAGAAATAACTCCCAAGCTTATGGCAAGAAATAATAGTGCTAAAATAGCAGAGTCTGTGTCAGTTATAATTTATGTATTATCAATTCTATTAACTCCGGCTGTGTATATTTTAATATTTATATCAAGACTTGTTGGAAGAATATTAGGTATTAATATGACTAGTCCTGAACTTATGATAACAGAGGAAGATATAATTTCTTATGTGAATGTTGGAAATGCTGAAGGAATTATTGAAGAAGATGAAAAAGAGATGATTCATTCAATAGTAACTTTAGGAGAAACGAATGCTAAAGAAGTTATGACTCCGAGAACTTCGATGCTTGCATTTGAAGGTACTAAGACAATAAATGAAGTATGGGATGAGATACTTGAGAATGGTTTTTCAAGAATACCGGTTTATAATGAGACTATAGATGATATAATTGGAATCCTTTATGTCAAAGATTTAATGGAGCATATAAAAAATGGAGATTTGAATTTACCTATTAGTGAGTTTGTGAGAAGCCCATACTATGTCCCAGAAACTAAATCTATAATAGAAATTTTGAAGGAATTTAGAACTTTAAAAGTTCATATTGCTATGGTATTAGATGAATATGGTGGAGTAGTTGGTCTAGTAACTATTGAAGATTTAATTGAAGAAATTGTCGGTGAAATTAGAGATGAATATGATGATGAGGAAGATAGTTTCTATACAAAATTGTCTGACAATGAGTACGAAGTAGATGCAATGACAGATATAGAAACAATCAATAAAGACTTAGAGCTTGAACTTCCAATATCGGAAGATTATGAAAGCCTAGGTGGTTTAATAGTAACTAATTTAGGACGTATTTGTAATGTTGATGATGAGGTACAAATAGATAATGTGTATTTAAAAGTTCTAGAAGTAGATAAAATGAGAGTTTCAAAAGTGTTTATCAGAATTTTGGAAAAAGAGCCAGAAGGAGAATAA
- a CDS encoding DUF502 domain-containing protein, translated as MKKNFYTGLFMILPAVITFYIFNWMFNIAFRIINNTIIIKILKKTVFFALGEEANKFIIQFFIYVVAIVIMIFLITLLGYMAKLVFFTKFVKKATEIVERIPIIKTVYSTTKQIIGVVYSNNGETVYKKVVAIEYPQKGMYAIGFITADKNTALKGFLPDKEIANVFVPTSPNPTSGFLLCVPKEDIHYLNMSVEWAFKLVVSGGYITEEILKEKEEKNPTKQD; from the coding sequence ATGAAAAAAAATTTTTATACTGGACTTTTTATGATTCTACCAGCAGTTATAACTTTTTATATATTCAATTGGATGTTTAATATTGCTTTTAGAATAATAAATAATACAATAATTATAAAAATTTTAAAGAAAACAGTATTTTTTGCACTAGGAGAAGAGGCTAATAAATTTATTATACAATTTTTTATATATGTTGTAGCAATAGTTATTATGATTTTCTTAATAACTCTTTTAGGATATATGGCAAAGTTAGTCTTTTTTACAAAGTTTGTAAAAAAAGCTACAGAGATAGTAGAAAGAATACCGATTATAAAAACTGTGTATTCTACAACAAAACAAATTATAGGAGTTGTTTATTCTAATAATGGAGAAACAGTATATAAAAAAGTTGTTGCTATAGAATACCCACAAAAAGGAATGTATGCAATAGGTTTCATAACTGCTGATAAAAATACGGCACTAAAGGGCTTTTTACCAGATAAAGAAATAGCTAATGTATTTGTACCAACTTCTCCAAATCCAACTTCTGGATTTTTATTGTGTGTTCCTAAAGAAGATATACACTATTTAAATATGTCTGTTGAATGGGCTTTTAAATTAGTTGTTTCTGGTGGGTATATAACAGAGGAGATATTGAAAGAAAAAGAAGAAAAGAATCCAACAAAGCAAGACTAA
- the nrdR gene encoding transcriptional regulator NrdR: MKCPFCSSEDTKVVDSRTATDGSTKRRRECNNCQKRFSTYERFEENQIYVVKKDKRRVKYDRNKLLNGLTFATVKRNISRDKLDEIIADIEKSLQNSLVNEISSKELGEKVLEKLRDLDQVAYVRFASVYKEFDDIKSFMEIVEEINKS; the protein is encoded by the coding sequence ATGAAGTGTCCTTTTTGTTCTTCTGAAGATACAAAAGTTGTGGATAGTAGAACAGCAACAGATGGGTCAACAAAAAGAAGAAGAGAATGTAATAATTGTCAAAAAAGATTTAGTACATATGAAAGATTTGAAGAAAATCAAATATATGTAGTAAAAAAGGATAAAAGAAGAGTTAAGTATGATAGAAATAAATTACTTAATGGACTTACTTTTGCAACAGTAAAAAGAAATATAAGTAGAGATAAGTTAGATGAGATTATAGCAGATATAGAAAAAAGTTTACAAAATTCACTTGTGAATGAAATTAGTAGTAAAGAACTAGGAGAAAAAGTCCTTGAGAAACTAAGAGACTTAGACCAAGTTGCTTATGTTCGTTTTGCCTCTGTTTATAAAGAATTTGATGATATAAAATCTTTTATGGAAATTGTTGAAGAAATTAATAAATCTTAA
- a CDS encoding tetratricopeptide repeat protein, producing the protein MKKILIFTVAVQVLFSGCYFLDSKKESNYNFIKGLNEYQKNNKVLALEEYTKAYNSNKKNIAILNEIAFLYADLGNYEESEKFYKKVLKIKPNNELALKNLLQLLYAQNKKIEMGSYIPMIIDRNSFLYNLNNFRLSLLENKESEIEKYLLKINSDDNFLEDYNESFYMDLLKVNTLQENVKIYSKDILEKAYKKYSSQYKNITKIYAKFLMEIKEYEKAEDILMKFLVNDDRDLEIYSLLDILYKKEDSRQKLENLRKILKNKI; encoded by the coding sequence ATGAAAAAAATTTTAATTTTTACAGTGGCAGTACAAGTTTTATTCTCAGGTTGTTATTTTCTTGATAGTAAAAAAGAAAGTAACTATAATTTTATTAAAGGGCTAAATGAATACCAGAAAAATAATAAGGTATTAGCTTTAGAAGAATATACAAAGGCATATAATTCTAACAAGAAAAATATAGCTATATTGAATGAAATAGCATTTTTGTATGCTGATTTAGGTAATTATGAAGAATCAGAAAAGTTTTATAAAAAAGTTTTAAAAATAAAACCAAATAATGAGCTAGCTTTAAAAAATTTATTACAGTTATTATATGCTCAAAATAAAAAAATAGAAATGGGAAGTTATATTCCTATGATTATTGATAGAAATAGTTTTCTATATAATCTAAATAATTTTAGATTATCTCTTTTAGAAAATAAAGAAAGTGAAATAGAAAAATACTTACTAAAGATAAATTCAGATGATAATTTTTTAGAAGATTATAATGAAAGTTTTTATATGGATTTATTAAAAGTTAATACTTTACAAGAAAACGTAAAAATTTATTCAAAAGATATTTTAGAAAAGGCTTATAAAAAATATTCCAGTCAGTATAAAAATATTACTAAAATATATGCTAAATTTTTAATGGAAATAAAAGAATATGAAAAAGCTGAAGATATTTTGATGAAATTTCTTGTTAATGATGATAGAGATTTAGAGATATATTCACTTTTAGATATTTTATATAAAAAAGAAGACAGTAGACAAAAATTAGAAAATTTAAGAAAAATTTTAAAAAATAAGATATAG
- a CDS encoding PTS sugar transporter subunit IIA, which produces MVNSVKITDYITEDLIDLDLKSKNRESILVELSKLLERSKNILVEDNDIYKALVDREKLGSTGIGKGVAIPHAKTESAKELTVAFGISRKGIDFNSMDDEEVHIFFVFASPNKDSQIYLKVLARISRLIREENFRQNLMDCKTAKEVIACIAEKEN; this is translated from the coding sequence ATGGTAAATTCTGTGAAAATAACCGATTATATCACAGAAGATTTAATCGATTTAGATTTAAAATCAAAAAATAGAGAAAGTATTTTGGTAGAATTATCTAAACTATTGGAAAGATCTAAAAATATATTAGTAGAAGACAACGATATCTATAAAGCTTTAGTTGATAGAGAAAAATTAGGAAGTACAGGAATAGGAAAAGGAGTTGCAATTCCTCATGCAAAAACTGAAAGTGCAAAAGAACTTACAGTTGCTTTTGGTATAAGTCGTAAAGGAATAGACTTTAATTCTATGGACGATGAAGAAGTTCATATCTTTTTCGTTTTTGCTTCGCCTAATAAAGATAGTCAAATATATTTAAAAGTATTGGCTAGAATATCAAGATTGATAAGAGAAGAAAATTTTAGACAAAATTTAATGGATTGTAAGACTGCAAAAGAAGTAATAGCTTGTATTGCAGAAAAAGAAAATTAA